The sequence below is a genomic window from Streptomyces sp. B21-105.
GGTGGCCGCGGTCTGCGTCCCGTCAGGCTCGGGAGCGGTCTGCTGGCTGGCGCGCTGCTCCTTGGCCGGGTCCTTGGAGATCTTCGGGGGCTTGATCGTGCCGTCCGCCTGGACCTTCGGCAGGCCGGCCTGCGGGGTGGGCAGCAGGGCGTTCTTCTTGTCGATCTTGCCGTCGTCGGAGACGCCGTACATCGCGTTGTAGATGTGCCGCACGGCCTCACCGGAGGCGCCCGAGCCGGTACCGGCCTGGGCGATCGTCATGATGACCGTGTAGTCCTCGCTGTATGTGGCGAGCCAGGACGTCGTCTGCTTGCCGTAGACCTCGGCGGTACCGGTCTTGGCGTGCAGCGGGATCTCCTTCTGCGGCCAGCCGCCGAACTTCCAGGCGGCGGTACCGCGGGTGACCACGCCCTCCAGGGCGGCGTCCATTCCCTTGATCGTGGCCTTGTCGACCGGCAGCCTGCCCTTGGGCTTGGGCTTGATCTCCTGGACGGTCTTGCCGTCGGCGCTGACGATGGCCTTGCCGATGGTCGGGGTGTACATCGTGCCGCCGTTGGCGAGCGCCCCGTAGATCACGGCCTCCTGGATCGGGGTGACGAGGGTGTCGCCCTGACCGATGGAGTAGTTGATCGAGTCGCCCTCGCGCATCTTGTTGCCTTCGAGGCAGTTCTCGTACGCGATCATCTCGACGTAAGTGCCGCCCTTTTTGCCGTACTTGCACCAGGAGGCCTTGTTGGCCTTCCAGTAGGACTCCTTCCACTGGCGGTCGGGGACCCGGCCGGTGACCTCGTTGGGCAGGTCGACGCCGGTCTCCTTGCCGAGGCCGAACTGGTGGGCCGCCTTGTAGAAGTAGTCCTTGGGCTCACCCTTCTTCGGGTTGATGCCGCCGTCCTTCTTCCACTCCCGGTCCGCGAGGCCGTAGAAGACGGTGTCGCAGGAGACCTCGAGGGCCCGGCCGAGCGAGATGGGGCCGAAGCTCTCCCCCTCGAAGTTCTTGAAGACCTGGCCGCCCACCGAGTACGAGCTGGTGCACGGGTAGCCGCCGTCCCACTCGTAGCCCGCCTCGACCGCGGCGGCCGTGGAGACCACCTTGAACGTCGAACCGGGCGCCGACTGACCCTGTATGGCCCGGTTGAGCAGCGGGTAGTCGGAGTTCTTGCCGGTGAGCTTCTTGTAGTCCTTGGCGGAGATGCCGCCGACCCAGACGTTGGGGTCGTAGGCGGGCGCGGACGCCATGGCGACGACGCGGCCGGTCTTG
It includes:
- the mrdA gene encoding penicillin-binding protein 2, which encodes MTNIPETGRTPRVQIRLVVIQILVLSLLGTLGGRLWYLQIREGAAYAKEASGNHVQQVVEPAVRGSILDARGVPLADNETRLVVSASRTDLLKQKDDGKAVLAKLAGVLGMKPDEVAQKVRLCDAKTPQPCWNGSPYQPIPITDEATAKQALQIRERAEDFPGITAEPEAVRRYAAPGNANTAQVLGYLSPVTDEEITKAQDSDSPYLRSDQVGRSGLERQYDKQLRGKAGVTRYEVDNLGRVIGEAEADEAQPGANLVTSIDARVQRVAEYELNNAMKIARTQFDKITGENYKADSGAVVVMEAKTGRVVAMASAPAYDPNVWVGGISAKDYKKLTGKNSDYPLLNRAIQGQSAPGSTFKVVSTAAAVEAGYEWDGGYPCTSSYSVGGQVFKNFEGESFGPISLGRALEVSCDTVFYGLADREWKKDGGINPKKGEPKDYFYKAAHQFGLGKETGVDLPNEVTGRVPDRQWKESYWKANKASWCKYGKKGGTYVEMIAYENCLEGNKMREGDSINYSIGQGDTLVTPIQEAVIYGALANGGTMYTPTIGKAIVSADGKTVQEIKPKPKGRLPVDKATIKGMDAALEGVVTRGTAAWKFGGWPQKEIPLHAKTGTAEVYGKQTTSWLATYSEDYTVIMTIAQAGTGSGASGEAVRHIYNAMYGVSDDGKIDKKNALLPTPQAGLPKVQADGTIKPPKISKDPAKEQRASQQTAPEPDGTQTAATVQQNTGANRDTRRRRRKRGSRRMCT